Proteins from a single region of Choloepus didactylus isolate mChoDid1 chromosome 10, mChoDid1.pri, whole genome shotgun sequence:
- the ARPC5L gene encoding actin-related protein 2/3 complex subunit 5-like protein, with product MARNTLSSRFRRVDIDEFDENKFVDEQEEAAAAAAEPGPDPNEVDGLLRQGDMLRAFHAALRNSPVNTKNQAVKERAQSVVLKVLTNFKSSEIEQAVQSLDRNGIDLLMKYIYKGFEKPTENSSAVLLQWHEKALAVGGLGSIIRVLTARKTV from the exons ATGGCCCGGAATACGCTGTCCTCGCGCTTCCGCCGGGTGGACATCGACGAGTTTGACGAGAACAAATTCGTGGACGAACAagaggaggcggcggcggcggcggccgagcCAGGCCCGGACCCGAACGAAGTGGACGGGCTCCTGCGGCA AGGGGACATGCTTCGGGCATTTCATGCAGCTTTGCGGAACTCCCCTGTCAATACCAAGAATCAAGCTGTGAAG GAACGAGCCCAGAGTGTGGTGCTGAAAGTGCtcacaaattttaaaagcagtgAAATTGAGCAGGCTGTGCAGTCACTGGACAGAAATGGCATTGACTTGTTAATGAAGTACATTTATAAAGGGTTTGAGAAGCCCACAGAAAATAGCAGTGCAGTGTTACTCCAGTGGCACGAAAAG GCATTAGCAGTAGGAGGACTAGGCTCGATTATAAGAGTTCTTACAGCAAGAAagactgtttaa
- the RPL35 gene encoding 60S ribosomal protein L35 — protein sequence MAKIKARDLRGKKKEELLKQLDDLKVELSQLRVAKVTGGAASKLSKIRVVRKSIARVLTVINQTQKENLRKFYKGKKYKPLDLRPKKTRAMRRRLNKHEENLKTKKQQRKERLYPLRKYAVKA from the exons ATG GCCAAGATCAAGGCTCGGGACCTTCGCGGCAAGAAGAAGGAGGAGCTGCTGAAACAGTTGGACGACCTGAAGGTGGAGCTGTCCCAGCTGCGCGTCGCCAAGGTGACAGGCGGCGCGGCGTCCAAGCTCTCCAAGAT CCGAGTTGTCCGGAAATCCATTGCCCGTGTTCTTACCGTCATTAACCAGACTCAGAAAGAGAACCTCAGGAAGTTCTACAAG GGCAAGAAGTACAAGCCCCTAGATCTGCGGCCCAAGAAAACACGTGCCATGCGCCGTAGGCTTAACAAGCACGAGGAGAACCTGAAGACCAAAAAACAGCAGCGGAAGGAGCGGCTGTACCCACTCAGAAAGTATGCAGTCAAGGCATGA